A single genomic interval of Eurosta solidaginis isolate ZX-2024a chromosome 3, ASM4086904v1, whole genome shotgun sequence harbors:
- the LOC137245138 gene encoding inhibitor of Bruton tyrosine kinase — protein sequence MASGKPSLFNPNNYEYDCTCKCGYLKHGNRITAALTKRSIEDEQLGAFIAKTCANYADIVDDLGRSAVHLAASVNRYSILEWLLNQGAIINSRDFESGSSALHRAIYYGCIDCAVLLLRYGASPDMLDEDTRSALQYVCRARDISIYSNVPNSNELLVWGTNKNYNLGTGNAEPTNTPQSVDFFRKEHISIESVSLGAYHSFFLDKKGLLYAVGHGEGGRLGVGGEHSLAAPKKVKVPIKNTGEHLICISVSRKHSLLLTNRSKVFACGLNEDKQLGIRDAGDKLSTFREVVTLRDLIVIGLVRVIARDYHSIAYSDECIYMWGTNYGQMGMDERVKTVPLPKQLKLPSKTVIDFVEGNNAATVVHTKDKNILLYFNGKLKSIKPPNFEALKSISVVGGDSTKSGKGTATALKLLMLTQTNVIFLWYETTQHFYRCNFSHIRVSQIDKIFYKANEVLILSQGDVYKGKCQQVPVPAFMVKSESQKHPSSTANIWSSCDQNRTEISKDHIIRIELQRFSNIDRAVDIFCDDDFTSFGVLQESQMKYFKSPKLTPEEYSFKKLYNDMDECDAVHDVVFHVDSETYAAHKLIVYARAPGLREILKSYQDEHVHLNFKFLTGKMFELLLKHIYTNQFPNEGDLDNIQHSLGPDCPVERIDVCRLFLRFVEKFKLQNLASFLQSFLQKSPFHLPQIADKSKYRFSRIYHSDFPELYDVRIICGDDVILPAHKCILVARLDYFNMMFTHTWAEQNTINLSTIPPEYMRPIVEFLYSSDVEQFRKQNFPESFLYNMIVYCDQFFIERLRKVCEILILDKVNIRKCGEMLDFACTYNCDILKNGCLDFICQNLARILNFKSLDICEPEALKCINTHYRNMFKDVFDYRIITPDSDAVDDELLLSFVDDFQVDLEYRMDEYEGAQQKTLNKQKSKKSKNTTNAKRQYELEAISSMIVSMNMDENNSKSSQGNQSKVIKEAAEESEKIQAEARSWMKVTDKKDQKKRPMLEISPNINSILKGETKSEVEYISLIKTKVDSNSPLTPSTRSSKSVEPVTPDREETIHTPIKGYSLNLADFTPPSRDKLSQKQRKRLSSESNTSWRAPVKTPTVTESSPVNVPTSQTNAWGILPQTGTYSVSPPTGSIADPTSFANMMRVAAGGNNCNNSSAQNNTDNSFSRILADERKQRDYYERMRSKSLALTQIEEQAIAELRKFYNVDNVTDEEITIERKTVMPAATNFAVWQRH from the exons GGTGCCATAATTAATAGCCGTGACTTTGAGTCTGGTAGTAGTGCCCTACATCGTGCCATTTATTATGGCTGCATTGATTGTGCTGTACTGCTTTTACGATATGGCGCTAGTCCAGATATGCTAGATGAAGACACACGCAGTGCTTTACAGTATGTTTGTCGGGCGCGTGATATTTCTATCTATTCAAATGT tCCAAACAGCAATGAACTTTTAGTTTGGGGCAcgaataaaaattataatttaggtaCCGGCAATGCAGAACCGACTAACACCCCACAATCAGTAGACTTCTTTCGCAAGGAGCACATATCAATTGAATCGGTATCGCTTGGCGCCTATCATAGTTTCTTTTTGGATAAAAAGGGACTGCTTTATGCTGTAGGGCATGGAGAAGGTGGTCGTTTAG GTGTTGGTGGTGAGCACAGCTTAGCTGCACCAAAAAAAGTTAAAGTACCTATCAAGAACACTGGTGAACATTTAATATGCATAAGTGTTTCGCGTAAACATTCACTTTTACTAACAAATCGATCCAAAGTATTTGCGTGTGGCTTGAATGAAGATAAACAATTGGGCATACGTGATGCTGGTGATAAATTATCAACATTTCGTGAGGTTGTCACACTGAGAGACTTAATTGTCATAGGTCTTGTGCGTGTAATTGCAAGAGACTACCATTCAATCGCATACTCAGATGAGTGCATTTATATGTGGGGTACGAATTATGGTCAAATGGGTATGGATGAGCGTGTAAAAACTGTACCCTTGCCCAAGCAA TTGAAACTGCCCTCAAAAACCGTAATAGATTTTGTGGAAGGAAATAATGCAGCAACTGTAGTACATACTAAAGATAAAAACATTCTATTATATTTCAATGGAAAATTAAAATCAATTAAGCCGCCGAA TTTTGAGGCCTTGAAAAGCATTTCTGTTGTTGGTGGTGATTCTACAAAGTCTGGAAAGGGCACTGCTACTGCTCTGAAGCTTCTAATGCTAACACAGACCAATGTAATATTTCTTTGGTATGAAACGACTCAACATTTCTACAG ATGTAATTTTTCACACATACGTGTTTCGCAAATTGACAAAATTTTCTACAAAGCCAATGAAGTTCTTATACTATCACAAGGGGATGTATATAAGGGCAAATGTCAACAGGTACCAGTTCCAGCGTTTATGGTGAAAAGTGAAAGTCAAAAGCATCCATCATCAACAGCCAATATTTGGAGTAGTTGTGATCAGAATAGAACGGAAATCTCTAAAGATCATATCATACGTATCGAATTGCAAAGATTTTCGAATATCGATCGAGCTGTTGATATATTCTGTGATGATGATTTCACATCATTTGGAGTGCTACAAGAAtcacaaatgaaatattttaaatcacCGAAGTTGACACCAGAAGAATatagttttaaaaaattatacaacGATATGGATGAATGCGATGCTGTACACGATGTGGTGTTCCATGTCGATAGCGAAACATATGCTGCACACAAACTTATCGTATATGCGCGTGCGCCTGGTTTGAGAGAGATTTTAAAATCATATCAAGATGAGCATGTCCatttgaatttcaaatttttgacCGGGAAAATGTTTGAGCTGCTGTTGAAGCATATTTACACAAACCAATTTCCAAATGAAGGCG atTTGGATAACATTCAACATAGCTTAGGTCCTGACTGTCCGGTGGAGCGTATCGATGTCTGTCGACTATTTTTGCGTTTCGTGGAAAAGTTTAAATTACAAAATCTGGCTAGTTTTTTGCAGAG cttCCTGCAGAAGTCACCATTCCACTTGCCACAAATAGCAGATAAATCCAAATATCGGTTCAGCCGTATATATCATAGTGATTTTCCCGAACTCTATGACGTCCGAATCATATGCGGCGATGATGTAATTTTACCAGCACATAAATGCATATTAGTTGCGCGTCTCGACTACTTTAACATGATGTTCACACATACCTGGGCCGAACAAAATACGATTAATTTGAGTACCATACCGCCTGAGTATATGCGACCCATTGTGGAGTTCCTATATAGCTCTGACGTTGAACAATTTCGCAAGCAAAATTTCCCAGAATCATTTTTGTATAATATGATTGTATATTGCGATCAATTTTTTATAGAACGCTTACGGAAGGtttgtgaaattttaatattAGACAAGGTAAATATTCGCAAATGTGGAGAAATGCTAGATTTCGCATGTACGTATAATtgcgatattttaaaaaatggatGCTTGGACTTTATTTGCCAAAACTTggcaagaattttaaattttaaaagtttggacATATGTGAGCCTGAAGCGCTTAAGTGCATAAATACGCACTACAGAAATATGTTTAAAGATGTTTTTGATTATCGTATTATTACGCCCGACTCAGATGCAGTGGATGATGAATTGTTGTTAAGTTTTGTAGATGATTTTCAAGTGGACTTAGAATACCGCATGGATGAATATGAA GGAGCGCAACAAAAAACACTCAACAAacaaaagtcgaaaaaaagtaaaaataccaCAAATGCTAAGCGGCAGTACGAGTTGGAAGCCATATCCTCAATGATAGTGTCTATGAACATGGatgaaaataattcaaaatcatCACAAGGCAATCAATCTAAGGTGATAAAGGAAGCTGCTGAAGAAAGCGAAAAGATACAAGCTGAAGCACGTTCTTGGATGAAAGTTACGGATAAAAAAGATCAGAAAAAGCGCCCAATGTTAGAAATTTCACCAAACattaatagtattttaaaaggtgaaACTAAATCAGAAGTGGAATACATTTCGCTGATTAAAACGAAAGTCGACAGTAACTCGCCATTGACACCAAGCACAAGATCATCAAAATCTGTTGAACCAGTAACGCCCGATAGAGAGGAAACTATACACACACCAATTAAAGGTTACAGTTTAAATTTAGCTGACTTTACACCTCCTTCGCGTGATAAACTTTCACAAAAACAACGTAAACGTCTCTCTTCAGAGTCGAATACTTCATGGCGTGCGCCAGTGAAAACACCAACAGTAACAGAAAGTTCACCAGTGAATGTGCCAACATCACAAACTAACGCCTGGGGAATATTACCACAGACAGGTACATATTCGGTTTCGCCGCCCACTGGCAGTATTGCCGATCCAACATCATTCGCAAATATGATGCGAGTTGCTGCCGGTGGCAATAACTGTAACAACAGTAGTGCCCAAAATAATACAGATAATAGTTTTTCACGTATACTTGCCGACGAACGTAAGCAGCGTGATTATTATGAGCGAATGCGCAGCAAATCGTTAGCGCTAACACAAATCGAAGAACAAGCCATAGCTGAATTGCGTAAGTTTTATAATGTAGACAATGTAACAGATGAAGAAATAACTATTGAGAGAAAAACGGTAATGCCAGCGGCCACAAATTTCGCAGTTTGGCAAAGGCATTAG